A genomic region of Pelodiscus sinensis isolate JC-2024 chromosome 1, ASM4963464v1, whole genome shotgun sequence contains the following coding sequences:
- the KICS2 gene encoding KICSTOR subunit 2 has protein sequence MGESIPLGAPVPLEQAVLETFFSHLGIFSYDKAKDNVEKEREANKGAGASWLSLLAGLAHLAAAEKAYHSMTFLGQKLGGQSFFSRKDSIRTIYTSLHNELKKVVATGRNALGGTAPHLEELLSHLSEQLCFFVQARMEIADFYEKMFTLSTQKFINSEELVNILESILKKYSSRFHHPILSPLESSFQLEVDVLAHLLKAQAQISEWKFLPSLVNLHSAHAKLQTWGQIFERQRETKKHLFGGQSQKAVQPPHLFLWLMKLKNILLAKFSFYFHEALSRQTAASEMKTLTAKTNPDYFGKISSFIRKYDAVNVSLIFDNRGSESFQGHGYHHPHSYREAPKGVDQYPAVVSLPSDRPVMHWPNVIMIMTDRTSDLNSLDKVVHFYDDKVQSTYFLTRPEPHFTIVVIFEAKKSERDSHFISFLNEISQSLKNSKAFASLKPGAKG, from the exons ATGGGGGAGTCGATCCCGCTGGGCGCCCCGGTGCCGCTGGAGCAGGCCGTGCTGGAGACGTTCTTCTCCCACCTGGGCATCTTCTCGTACGACAAGGCCAAGGACAATGTGGAGAAGGAGCGGGAGGCCAACAAGGGCGCGGGGGCCAGCTGGCTCTCCCTGCTGGCCGGGCTGGCGCACCTGGCGGCCGCCGAGAAGGCCTATCACAGCATGACCTTCCTGGGCCAGAAGCTAG GTGGTCAGTCATTCTTCAGCCGAAAGGACTCCATCCGAACCATCTACACATCTCTGCACAATGAGCTGAAGAAGGTGGTGGCGACGGGTCGCAATGCACTAGGAGGAACAGCTCCTCACTTGGAAGAGCTGCTTTCTCACCTGTCTGAACAGCTGTGTTTTTTTGTTCAGGCGCGGATGGAAATTGCTGACTTCTATGAAAAAATGTTCACCCTCAGCACCCAAAAGTTCATTAACTCTGAGGAACTGGTAAACATTTTGGAATCCATCCTAAAGAAATACAGCTCCAG aTTTCACCATCCAATCCTCAGTCCTCTTGAAAGCAGCTTTCAGCTGGAAGTGGATGTGCTTGCACATCTTTTAAAGGCTCAGGCTCAGATCTCAGAGTGGAAGTTCCTCCCATCTCTAGTCAACTTGCACAGTGCTCACGCAAAGCTGCAGACGTGGGGCCAAATATTTGAGAGACAGCGAGAGACTAAGAAACATCTGTTTGGAGGGCAGTCTCAGAAGGCTGTACAACCGCCGCACCTTTTCCTCTGGTTGATGAAACTCAAAAACATTCTCCTTGCCAAGTTTAGCTTTTACTTTCACGAGGCCCTTAGTCGCCAAACAGCTGCATCCGAAATGAAAACACTGACTGCTAAAACTAACCCTGATTATTTTGGGAAAATTTCCAGTTTCATCAGGAAATATGATGCTGTTAATGTTTCTCTTATCTTTGACAACCGTGGGTCTGAGAGCTTCCAGGGACATGGCTACCATCATCCCCACTCTTACAGGGAAGCCCCTAAGGGGGTGGATCAGTACCCAGCTGTGGTCTCACTGCCCAGTGACAGGCCTGTAATGCACTGGCCCAATGTAATCATGATTATGACTGACCGAACCTCTGACCTCAACAGTTTGGATAAGGTTGTTCATTTCTATGATGACAAAGTCCAAAGCACATACTTTCTTACACGTCCTGAACCTCATTTTACCATTGTAGTTATTTTTGAGGCTAAGAAATCAGAGAGGGACTCacatttcatttcttttctcaATGAAATTTCACAGTCCCTCAAGAACTCCAAAGCTTTTGCAAGCCTAAAGCCTGGAGCCAAAGGATAA